The Mugil cephalus isolate CIBA_MC_2020 chromosome 8, CIBA_Mcephalus_1.1, whole genome shotgun sequence genome segment AATTAAACTTTGCCCGGTGCAAGTCCGCGACTCTTGGACATATCCACCTATAGGGGAGTTACATGAAGGCAGCACAGGTTCCCATACACTCACACCTTGTCCAGACCTACAGTCACTTTCGCAATCCTATGAACACCTGCCTCTGAGGCCGCCTCAAAAGTCCACCTGACCAGAGGTCACGCCTCATAAGGGTTAAGAAGACCTGAAACTTGACACATAAACAGTCTGAAGCTGTCTGATACCCGCTTTGTTTATATAACAATAGCTAACAGTGGTTGGCATTGACGACAGTGAGTAGTGTTCAGTGAGATTTAAGTCCGCTGCACAACAAGCTGAGAGGTATTTGGGCAGGTGTTATTGAGCCTTTCTATTCCAAATGGACTTGTGAAGAAGTTCATTATCAGACAAGCATGACGAGGCCTGTCAGAGGAGTAAAGATAAAACGAGATAAGTTCTCTAAGGTTTATGAGGACTGATGAGACTTTGACCCATAAAAGAGTTTTTCAATAGTTTAACAAAACTTGTGCAACTTCTTCTACCCTTGACACATCAAGAAAGATGTTTGCAACAGACgcaaagatgaatgaagctgattatttttttttttttaactccccTTGTCTTTAAGAACATAAAGAgtgtaatgtaaaaaatatgaCTCTTAATGTGCCATTACAACAGGCCTTGTTTCCTCGTTTCTCGAGAACTGTGTACTTTCTCACATCCACATCCATCTCGTAGCTGTGCTCAATGAAGTGAACACTATTTTAAGCAAATATAGGGGAAAGTTTAAGTTTGTCACGCCAGTGAAACAGAGTTACCTTGGTCACGGGCACCAAGGTCACTGAATCATACCACCCAGTCACACCACAGCGTCTCATCTCTGACCCTCACTGCTACTATCTGGACGCAGGCCCTCTGTGGAGGTTGTGAATGATTAGTGAGGGGATTTGTCAGTGCCAGGAAGGTTGTCAGAAACTGGAATACACACAGCATACGCTGTAGGTAATGAAAATTAGACTTTAGCCTACATTAGCATTATTCTATCAGTGATTAGAAGGTTAAAGTAATGTCTTATTACTTTCGGTTCTGTAGAATGTTTACATGTAACTTATTAACCATTTACAAAGTCTTTATTTACATCATATTGAACCCATAGTATCCTGAGGGCAACAATGGTGAAACCATCAAGTATTTTACAAGCAAACAAGAAATTGTGCTGCACAGAGTCAGGGGGTATAAACTTCTAATCCTATGCAACAAACactaatattgtattttttaattaatgaaaatcAATCCAGTCATTGGGGGAAAACCTCAACAGTGAGATGATTACTAAACATCtatattaaaacatgttcatAATAAAAGTTCATTCTGCTTTTGAGTTGTGAGTTTCCTGTGGGTTTGATTTCAAGGCTGATCCAGTTAGTGATGAGGAAGCAGTCTCAGGTGTGAAAACGCCATTGTGTAATCTTAGCTCAGGTTTATGTTGTTCATGTTATGTTTAAGAGTTATGTCGTAAATACAAtggctctaaaaaaaaagaaaaacaaaacacacacacaccgagtgTTTGTATTTATCCTGTCTTCCCaaataatcatttaatgtgAACATGTAAGAACAGGTCAAATctattttacaaataaaaacaattctTTGACAATTGCTGCCTATGTCCTCTGGATTAGTTTACCAACTAAATATTTAATCCAAGATGTTATTATTAGAAATGGTGCAGTCATTTTAATCATAATGTCTTCACTTCTATGTttaatttttgcttttatttaggtcaacatatttacattttcttttttgatgaacacatgaaaagTCATGGAAGTACGCTGGAGATCCGGACACACACATTAGCACACATTATCCTGGCGGCCACATCATCTGTCTTCCTCCCAGGACGTGGATGTGAAGGTGGTAGACTGACTGAGAACCGTCTTTTCCATCGTTGATTACTGAAAATTCAGAGTGCAGGTAAATAAACAGCGGGCAGATCCACAAATATGATTATTACCGCTATGCAGTAAATGAAATAACCTACCCACTCTGTAGCCTTCATTAAGAGATTCTTGCTTTGCCACATTCTTGGCAACAACCAACAAATGTCCGAGGAGCTGCAAGTTGAGGAAAAGAGAGCTGAAGACAGAATTTCCACTGCATGCGTGCACATTAGTCACTTGTAAATGAGCCAGTGAGGCCTTTCAAAGATCAATATTTTGAATTTCTAGACTTGGAGGAATAGGTAAGGACCTTGAGTTCTGGTGAGGGCAGCAAAAATGGTCAGACTACAGAACAACCTGGAAAAAAACTGTCTCAATCGTTATTACTTCTGTTCTGCGCAACTACACTTTAATTTTTAGATTGGTCATGCACGTTTTAATAACACACTCTACACAGGGAGGATACGGTGCATGTATGTCTTATTAGAACTGATAGAAACTGCAGCACAAACAAGTCATCTcagaaatgtgacaaacatcAGCTGCAACTACTACTGACTAGAGGGAATAGATTCTGCAGCTAGCTAGTGTCTAACTAACCTTAACCTACAGCTGAGCTGGGAGATTGCTGTCATTCATTTACCTGCCCCTGGTCTAGGAGTATTCTTTTAATGATATAAGTTTGGATGGTTCCAGCAGAGGGAAGCATGATGCTTTGTTAGACTAGTTGTCAGTCGTGTGCTTCACACCTTGTGGAAGTTCTGGTGGAAACTGGACCTTAGTCTATTTTTATGCATGAATCCTTATCTCTACACTCTCAGGGATACATAGAAATAAAAGCCTTTACACATGCCTCTTTAAAAGAGTGAATGTTAATTTGTCTGGCGTTGTTTCATGTGACAACACATCCCAAATGTACTGACAGTGAACAGCTTACCGCAGCATCATCATCCTTTGCAGCGCTTATTCTAGGAATAGGGACCCTTGGAATAACCAGGAAGTGAACGGGGGCCTGTGGGTTGACGTCCCTGAATGCCAAACactgataaacacacaaaaacaacaaaacggCTGAGTTACACAACTTCACCTAATGAGAACAACAACGTGTTTATTTATCTCTGGACTCCACGTGGAAGAGGCCAAATGGGATAAACATGTTTTGAAGCCACTGTTCACCTTCTCATCCTCATAAATGATATCCGCAGGGATGCTTTTATCAATTACTTTGGAGAAGATGGTTGGAGTTGGGGAGCCGTACTTCTTGCTGGCTTCCTCTGCCAGCTTCACCTCATCCCTTTTGGTGCAGAGTGGTCTCTGAGGGTCagtgaaacacacagaaaaattaaaagctaCTAAGAGTCGTTCCCAGGCAAACAAGCAGGTGCCGTGATAAGCCAAACCTGTTGGTGGTGACGCTGGGGCATCGCAGGCTCCccacagccaccaccaccaaccgAGCTGCTGCTGGCAATGTGCTCCGCAGCAACCATCGTAAAGAAAATGTTTACGAGAATGACAGCAGGGTAGTTTATTTTCAGCGCAGCTACCTCGGCTCGACAAACGCGGTGTAAGCGGCCTAGGTGGGCAGCTCTGTTCCCGGCGAACTGTGCACGCAGAACCTGACGAAAATACATAGGTAGTTCACAAGGTGTCCCAAGCCTGAGTTGTGAACAGTTTGGCCGGATACCTTCCCCACGTAGCACAGCGCTGCCCCTTCCGTCTGCGTAACGATGCGTTCATGTACCcgcagtatgttttttttttttttttttttaactcaaaccTGAATCAAGCATTCACTTGAATTTGTGTCAATGTCAAGAAGGCTATAATACTAAGAAAATACAGATGTATAAACAAGTATAAAGTTACCGCTTTATCTAAAATTAATTTCACGCACATAGGAGTATGAAGAACGCGAAATATGCTTTACGTGCGCACCTCGCTTTAAAGGACAATAAAGTGGGCATGCTCCCCTTAGAAATTGAGCTGTTAGAAATGGCAGTTACTGTCAATTCATACACCGTGCAGACGGTGGCCATTAAGGCTGTCTAATCCTTGCTGTGGTAGCCTTCTCGTTGTTTTCTGTCAAATTTACAACATTATTGAGAGGTTCCAAAGGGGACATTGATTACGCGTACAGGGCTACATTCAAGAGCCTCGTCGTATTCCAGTGTTAACCCTGCATTAGCTAACCtttataaaactgaataaaataatgtaacatCTTACGACACTATACAATTTGGACGCCACATAAGTTTATACAGTTAAAGTAATGCAAGATGCattattgcttttattattattattattattattttttttttttattattattattattttttgcaataAGGGGGCGCTGTTGGCGGAGACCGCAGGTATGTGTCTACAGTGTAAacgaaacagaggaagaagttGTCACAGAAGGAAACATGGCGGCCCGCACACGCCTGTCCTTGCTGTTCCCTAAAAGCTTGCCTCCGTTTAGAAACAAAAAGCACGTTCACACCGAGGCTGCGGTCAGGGAGCCAGCGTATCCCCCGGTAGTCCCGTCCCTCACGGCTAAAAGCAAATCAGCCCGGCTGCGACAGAACGAAGAACACATCAAGAAGATATGCGCCTCGCCCGTGAAGGATAAGCTGTCCCTCATCACTCGTATCCAGCGGATGAAATTTGTGATTTATCCTCAGACTTTTGCACGGAACGCAGACAGATGGTATCAACACTTTACCAAGAGCGCATATATCCCGGGGCTGCCCGAGAGGCTGTCCCCGGTGGAGGGGACCTCTCAGTCCGCGGTGCCTGGGATCGAAGTTGATGCGTTCGAGGACATCCGCTCCCTGGTCACTCGTGTGATTTTACAGGAGCACTGGCACATAAAGAAACGCAAAACGTTCCTGTACAGGGAACAAGAGCAGGTGGTCGG includes the following:
- the hint2 gene encoding histidine triad nucleotide-binding protein 2, mitochondrial isoform X2, with amino-acid sequence MYFRQVLRAQFAGNRAAHLGRLHRVCRAERPLCTKRDEVKLAEEASKKYGSPTPTIFSKVIDKSIPADIIYEDEKCLAFRDVNPQAPVHFLVIPRVPIPRISAAKDDDAALLGHLLVVAKNVAKQESLNEGYRVVINDGKDGSQSVYHLHIHVLGGRQMMWPPG
- the hint2 gene encoding histidine triad nucleotide-binding protein 2, mitochondrial isoform X1, with the translated sequence MYFRQVLRAQFAGNRAAHLGRLHRVCRAEVAALKINYPAVILVNIFFTMVAAEHIASSSSVGGGGCGEPAMPQRHHQQRPLCTKRDEVKLAEEASKKYGSPTPTIFSKVIDKSIPADIIYEDEKCLAFRDVNPQAPVHFLVIPRVPIPRISAAKDDDAALLGHLLVVAKNVAKQESLNEGYRVVINDGKDGSQSVYHLHIHVLGGRQMMWPPG